The following are from one region of the Primulina eburnea isolate SZY01 chromosome 17, ASM2296580v1, whole genome shotgun sequence genome:
- the LOC140818181 gene encoding mitochondrial import receptor subunit TOM7-1 gives MASKVSLKAAKGKSVKKSAAADEDGSAVAVTARFVKEWSTWTMKKAKVITHYGFIPLVIIIGMNSDPKPSLSQLLSPV, from the coding sequence ATGGCATCGAAGGTGTCCCTAAAGGCGGCGAAAGGGAAATCCGTCAAGAAGTCCGCAGCGGCGGACGAGGATGGATCAGCCGTAGCTGTGACGGCGAGGTTCGTCAAGGAGTGGAGCACCTGGACAATGAAGAAGGCCAAAGTCATCACCCACTATGGATTCATCCCTTTGGTCATTATCATCGGCATGAACTCCGACCCTAAGCCTTCGCTCTCTCAGCTCCTCAGCCCTGTATGA